In Cumulibacter manganitolerans, the genomic window CGCGTCGGTCGCCGCATAGGTCGCCGCGGCGGCAGCGGCGTCGGGCGTGGGTCCGGTGCCGACAGCGTCCCGGGACGCCTCGGCGAGGTCGATCGCGCGCCGGGCCGCGGCCATCTCGGCGGCGAGTCGGTCGTGGTGCGTAGCGCGCCGCGACCGGGCGGTCGCGACGAAGCCCGCGATCAGCAGCACCGCGGCGCAGCAGATCCAGATCAGCCAGTGCGGCATTCGGCTAGCCCTCCCGGGGCGGCGCGTCGAGGGACAGTGACGGGACGCCGGGCAGGCTGACCGAGTCGGCGAGCAGGCCGAGGGCCCGGTCCAGGAGGTCGACCAGGTCCGAGCCCGGCTCGCGCAGCCACTGCTCGTAGGAGGCGAGCGCGGCGCCCAGCGCGATGTGCCCGACCACCATGGGCGTGAAGTCCTCCGGAGCGCAGCCCAGCCGGTCGGCGGCCAGCCGGGCGACGACGGCCCGCCACTTCCCGTAGCGCAGTGTCGCGTGCGCCTGCAGCACCGGGTTGTTCAGGATCAGCGACATCCGCACGCGGTGGCTGGCGAGGACCTCGTCGCTGAAGGTGTTGAAGTGCACGACCCCGGCGCGGATCGCCTGCAGCAGCGGCAGCTCGCCGGTCTCGCTGGCCAGCCAGGCCGCCCAGTCCTCGAGGTGGTCGTCGAACGAGCCCCACACGATGTCGTTCTTCGACGGGAAGTAGCGAAACAGCGTGCGCCGGCCGATCCCCACCTCCGCGGCGATGTCGTCCACGGCGACGTGGTCGAAGCCGCGCTCGGCGAACAGCCGCAGCCCCACAGCCTCGATCTTCTCGTGGCTGGTCGACGGGCGGCGCCCCGGGCGCGCAGGTGCCCGGCTCTCGTCGATCTTCACCGAGGACTTCCTTTCGGCACCAGGTGCCAGTATGGTCTGGATCATAGTCGGGCGTAGGCTCGGCGAACGACCACCCCACTGAGAAGAGGATGCCATGACCGAGCAGACGTCCACCCTGACCGATCCCGAGGCGCCCGTGGCCGACGACACCCTCACCGAGCTCGTCGAGGAGGACACCCTCGTCGAAGAGGTGTCCATCGACGGCATGTGCGGCGTCTACTAGGCGTGCTCGACTCCCGTGCCGCATGGGCACTGCATCCCGCGGTGTCCGTGCGGCCCGAGCCGTTCGGGGCGCTGCTGTACCACTTCGGCAACCGCAAGCTCTCGTTCCTGAAGGACCGCACGCTGCTGGCCGTCGTCAACGTGATCGGCGAGCAGCCGTCGCTCGATGCCGCGCTGGACGCCTGCGGCGTCGAGGACACGCAGCGGCCCCGGTACCTGAAGGCCATCCAGACCCTCGTGGCGAGCGAGATCGTCGTGCGCCGCGACGCCACCAGCGACGCGAAGGAATCCGCATGAGTCTCGTGAAGCAGTTCGAGCTCGGCCTCGACGCCCCCATCTGCCTGACGTGGGAGCTCACCTATGCCTGCAACCTGGCGTGCGTGCACTGCCTGTCCAGCTCCGGCAAGCGCGACCCCAACGAGCTGAGCACCGCCGAGGCCAAGGCGGTCATCGACGAGCTGCAGCGGATGCAGGTGTTCTACGTGAACATCGGCGGTGGCGAGCCGACGATCCGGCCGGACTTCTGGGAGCTCGTCGACTACGCGACCAGCCACCAGGTCGGCGTGAAGTTCTCCACGAACGGCTACCGGATCACCCCGCAGGTCGCGCAGCGGCTGGCGGCCTCCGACTACGTCGACGTGCAGATCTCCCTCGACGGCGCCGACTCCGGGATCAACGACGACGTCCGTGGAGCCGGCTCGTTCGACACCGCGATCCGCGCGATGGAGAACCTCAAGGCGGCGGGCTTCAAGGGCTTCAAGCTCTCGGTCGTGTGCACCCGCTTCAACATCCCGCAGCTCGACGAGTTCAAGGCCATCGCCGACCGGTACGACGCGCAGCTGCGGCTGACCCGGCTGCGTCCCAGCGGCCGCGGCGCCGACACCTGGGACGAGCTGCATCCCCTGCCACATCAGCAGAAGGAGCTCTACGACTGGCTGATGGCGCACGGCGACGACGTCCTCACCGGCGACTCGTTCTTCCACCTCGCAGCGTACGGCGAGGCCCTGCCCGGACTGAACCTGTGCGGTGCCGGGCGCGTCGTCTGCCTGATCGACCCGGTCGGCGACGTGTACGCCTGCCCGTTCGCGATCCACGACAACTTCCTCGCCGGCAACGTCCGCGACGAGGGCGGCTTCGCCGGGGTGTGGCGCGAGTCGGAGCTGTTCCGCGAGCTGCGCGAGCCGCAGACCGGGGGCGCCTGCGCGTCCTGCGAGTTCTTCGACTCCTGCCGGGGCGGCTGCATGGCCGCGAAGTTCTTCACCGGCCTGCCGCTGGACGGTCCGGACCCCGAGTGCGTGCAGGGCTACGGCGAGTCGCTGCTCGACGGGCGCGGCGAGATCAGCCTGCCCAAGCCGAGCGTCGACCACTCCAAGAAGAGCAAGCGGGGCAGCGGTCCGGTGCCGGTCACGATCGGCCGGCGACCCCCGGTCAGCGCCTGCGCCGAGGATCCGCTCGCCGGCTTCCAGGCCCCCGCGCGCGTCTGACCATCCCTTCTCCGAACAGAAAGGCCGCACACCCATGGCCAAGATCAAGAATCCCTGGGCGCAGAACCCCTGGTTCGAGACCGTCGCCGAGGCGCAGCGCCGCGCGAAGAAGCGGCTGCCGAAGTCGGTCTACAAGGCGCTGCTCGCCGGCAGCGAGCGCGGGGTGACCTACGAGGACAACATGGCGGCGTTCGCCGAGCTGGGCTTCGCACCGCACGTCGCGGGGCTCTCGGCCACGCGCGACCAGGCGACCTCCGTCATGGGCCAGGACATCTCGTTCCCGGTCGTCATCTCCCCGACCGGCGTGCAGGCCGTGCACCCGGACGGCGAGGTCGCGGTCGCCCGTGCCGCGGCCGCGCGCGGCACCGCGATGGGGCTCAGCTCCTTCGCGAGCAAGCCCGTCGAGGAGGTCTGCGCCGTCAACGACAAGGTCTTCTTCCAGGTCTACTGGCAGGGCGGCAAGGACTCGATGTCGCGGCGCATGCAGCGCGCACGCGACGCCGGCGCCAAGGGCCTGATCCTCACCCTGGACTGGTCGTTCGGGTTCGGTCGCGACTGGGGCAGCCCGGCGATCCCGGAGAAGATCAACTTCATGGAGATCCTCAAGCACGCCCCCGAGGGCGCCGTCCGGCCCGGCTGGGCGCTGGAGTGGGTGCGGTCCGGCGCGCTGCCGGACCTGACCACGCCGAACCTCACCGAACCCGGTGCCGAGGCGCCGACGTTCTTCGGCGCGTACGGCGAGTGGATGCAGACGCCGCCGCCGACGTGGGACGACGTCGCGTGGGTCGCCGAGGAGTGGGGCGGCCCGGTGAT contains:
- the mftR gene encoding mycofactocin system transcriptional regulator (MftR, the mycofactocin system transcriptional regulator, is an uncharacterized TetR family DNA-binding transcription factor. Its role is inferred by context. It occurs as part of the biosynthesis locus for mycofactocin, a partially characterized electron carrier derived from the terminal Val-Tyr dipeptide of the precursor peptide MftA, through a radical SAM enzyme-mediated process.), which gives rise to MKIDESRAPARPGRRPSTSHEKIEAVGLRLFAERGFDHVAVDDIAAEVGIGRRTLFRYFPSKNDIVWGSFDDHLEDWAAWLASETGELPLLQAIRAGVVHFNTFSDEVLASHRVRMSLILNNPVLQAHATLRYGKWRAVVARLAADRLGCAPEDFTPMVVGHIALGAALASYEQWLREPGSDLVDLLDRALGLLADSVSLPGVPSLSLDAPPREG
- the mftA gene encoding mycofactocin precursor MftA (Mycofactocin is a small molecule electron carrier derived from the final two amino acids, Val-Tyr, of MftA, the mycofactocin precursor. It plays a role in redox homeostasis and the metabolism of alcohols and aldehydes in Actinobacteria, including Mycobacterium tuberculosis.); this encodes MADDTLTELVEEDTLVEEVSIDGMCGVY
- the mftB gene encoding mycofactocin biosynthesis chaperone MftB (MftB, a small protein, is a peptide chaperone that assists the radical SAM enzyme MftC in performing two modifications to the C-terminal Val-Tyr dipeptide of the mycofactocin precursor peptide, MftA. MftB's role is analogous to the role of PqqD in the biosynthesis of PQQ, a cofactor that derives entirely from a Tyr and a Glu in the precursor PqqA.); the encoded protein is MLDSRAAWALHPAVSVRPEPFGALLYHFGNRKLSFLKDRTLLAVVNVIGEQPSLDAALDACGVEDTQRPRYLKAIQTLVASEIVVRRDATSDAKESA
- the mftC gene encoding mycofactocin radical SAM maturase (MftC is a radical SAM/SPASM enzyme that catalyzes the first two steps in biosynthesis of the electron carrier mycofactocin from the terminal Val-Tyr dipeptide of the precursor peptide MftA.); this translates as MSLVKQFELGLDAPICLTWELTYACNLACVHCLSSSGKRDPNELSTAEAKAVIDELQRMQVFYVNIGGGEPTIRPDFWELVDYATSHQVGVKFSTNGYRITPQVAQRLAASDYVDVQISLDGADSGINDDVRGAGSFDTAIRAMENLKAAGFKGFKLSVVCTRFNIPQLDEFKAIADRYDAQLRLTRLRPSGRGADTWDELHPLPHQQKELYDWLMAHGDDVLTGDSFFHLAAYGEALPGLNLCGAGRVVCLIDPVGDVYACPFAIHDNFLAGNVRDEGGFAGVWRESELFRELREPQTGGACASCEFFDSCRGGCMAAKFFTGLPLDGPDPECVQGYGESLLDGRGEISLPKPSVDHSKKSKRGSGPVPVTIGRRPPVSACAEDPLAGFQAPARV
- the mftD gene encoding pre-mycofactocin synthase MftD (MftD, an enzyme found in the mycofactocin biosynthesis locus, performs an oxidative deamination of 3-amino-5-[(p-hydroxyphenyl)methyl]-4,4-dimethyl-2-pyrrolidinone (AHDP). The resulting compound, now called pre-mycofactocin (PMFT), is a biologically active redox cofactor that can oxidize the non-exchangeable NADH of TIGR03971 family SDR-type oxidoreductases.), translating into MAKIKNPWAQNPWFETVAEAQRRAKKRLPKSVYKALLAGSERGVTYEDNMAAFAELGFAPHVAGLSATRDQATSVMGQDISFPVVISPTGVQAVHPDGEVAVARAAAARGTAMGLSSFASKPVEEVCAVNDKVFFQVYWQGGKDSMSRRMQRARDAGAKGLILTLDWSFGFGRDWGSPAIPEKINFMEILKHAPEGAVRPGWALEWVRSGALPDLTTPNLTEPGAEAPTFFGAYGEWMQTPPPTWDDVAWVAEEWGGPVMLKGISRVDDAKRAVDAGMTAISVSNHGGNNLDTTPATIRMLPAIAKSIGDDIEVLLDGGIRRGSDVVKAVALGAKAVMIGRAYLWGLGANGQAGVENVLDLLRSGIDAALLALGKESIHQLTADDIVIPHDFLRTFGDRSEVAGDHRHA